The window GGCAGCAGTATTATCTTTGTattgcatcttcatcattcaaGGGAACCAAGACGACTCCCATCCTCATCAGTGCTGCTTCCAGCACTTATCAATCCGTGCCAGACTCATCGGGCACCCGATccagcgctgccgccgcaggTACTGCGCTAACAGAGGTAAGGCAACACCCCACCACAGCTGCCCGCTACCACGTTGGGGCCTAGTTATAGCTACCCCTCGCCTTGGTTCCACACAAGCACCGCGTCCCTCCAATGCTGCTTCTCCGAATCCTGACTTCATCGCGAGTCGACaccacttttttttgcggCGACtcgtctgcatctgcatcagcatcagcatcagtcTGGCCGTCCAGCCTCTGCTCCCCTTGTCCGCTCCGCATCCATAGCCGCAGTTGCCCTCAGCCTCGTTACTCTACTGCAGTCCAGCCTTCGCTCTGCGCACGGCGGCCTTTGCAACCACACATGTTAATTCTCTATAGCTGCCGCCCAGACGGCCCTCGCGTCGCCGTGACGTCTTTGGACCTCGACGCTTCGTGCTGCCACCATCACCCGCATCGGCCAGATGGAGACCGTCCCAGAGACCTCCGAGATCCAGATTCCCAAGACCTCTCCTGAGCCGAGCTCGACCCGGCCGAATCCCTTTGACGACAGCGACGTTTCGTCTCGCAAGCGCCGGCGCACCTCAGCCTCGGGCTCGCCTTCGGCCTCTGTCGAAACAGGCCTGCACCGCTCAGAATCTGGCTCCAGTCCATTCTCCACCGTCAACACCAGCGTCGCCGCCCTGGACGACAAGATGAAGGTCGACCGGGGCTCCCAGCAACCTCGAACACCGCCCCAGGCTGCGAATTCGCCAGCCTTCTCCCCCGAGCCACCAACGTCCAGCCGAGTGACCATCAATTTAAGAAATGCGCCCTACAGCGATTCCACAGCCTCTCCCTCCGCCCCGCAGTACTTCTCTCCTTCCAAAGTCCGAATACAAACCCCCGAGGAGGACCAGGTTCAGAAGAgcatcgaagaagaagccgaccTTGGCCTGGCTCTCAACGGCAATGGACATCTGGGACTCGCGCATGCCTCGCCCGTGGCGTCTCCAAGCCCGCCTGTTGAAGTCATCACCATacaagaagacgatggcgtGGCAGAAGAGGTTGAACTCGTATTTGACCAATCGCTCCTGGACGGTCCCATGGCAGATCCTACAATGGAATTTCCCTACAGCAATACGCAGAATACGCTACTGGAAACATCGACTCGCCTTCAAACTTACTTTTCATCTCGTTAGTATCCAACGTATCATGGAACTTTTAATAACAGGGTGCTAACAGTCCTTTTCATGCAGAGCCAAATCCAGACCCAGCCTCCATTCAACAGATTCGAGAATGGTTAGACAAGTTTCTCACATTTGCCAAGCAGAGCAACCCGCAAGTTGTACTCGAGTCGCTTCGAAGCAATAAATCGTTCTGGTTATATTTACCAAACATCATCGATGCTACGATAAATAGACAGTATGTCTCAAGTTATAACTGTAGAGTTTCAATTCCCATCTAACAATCGCTCTAGAAATGGCCTCTCAACTTTGCCGGGGGCGCAAGCCACGCGGGTAGCTGTGCTCGGCTTGTATCACTCGTTCTTAGCTTTCACAGCGCACCTCTTACTACTCGACTCTCAGTCTATCCAAGAATggcaatctcatcttcagcccGACCCCGATGGCCCGCAGTTGTTTGCTCCCGATTATCTTCATCAGCTGTTCAGGCTGAAGCAATATCATGAGCAGCTTAGAGGCGGCGACTTCTCCGATTTTCCTCTCAACACACCTGGCTATATGAACGTTGGATCGTACTTTATACGTCAGCTGCAATCCTTCCTTGGAGGCAGTATTGAATTTCTCGGCAGCTTCGCAACAGCCCTTGCCGCGGTCGTATCAGTGGTCCCGAAATTGGTTGATGCCCTTGCGCCTGTAGCGCAAGTACTGGTTTACTGCCTGCATGAACCCGCCGATGCTATCGGCTTGGCCTCACAAGAACAACTAAAAGATGTCTATGACCTTTGGGAATCTCTATCCTCGCTCCTGGGTGTAATCATTGACAAGCATGTCGGCCATTTAACCAAGGACAGGGCCGCCATGTTAATTGAGGCTCTGAGTGAGATGCTTAGAATCTGTCTGCCATGCGGCCACGACAATACCAACAGGCTGATCGAGGACCATAAAGCAGAATACCCAGATCTCGTAGCATCGAGTGATGAAAACCTTTCGACGTCGCTGACTGTCTACGCCATCATGTGGGAGTGGAAAACGGACATGCTTGCGCGATTGATTCGTTCAACTCAAATGCAGCTGCGAGTGATGGCCATTGAAATTATGAGCACTGAGCTAATCGCGAGTTGGAGAAGAACCAGCAACCACGAGGTAGACCCGCAAGATCCTTTCCTCAGTCACCAAGGCCGCTACTTGCTTCGGATAAACCTAGTGGATTACCTCACCGGTTCAAACTGTCACCCTGAACTCGTGGCTGGGAGCAGTAATATCCTTGGATTCCTGGTCGTGACCAAAATGTACAGTGCAACGCATTCCGATCGTTTGTGGCAGGGCATCTCAGAGAGTCAAGATCCCAGGGCTGCAAAAGCTCTCACCGAGCTAAACAGTTCAATCGCCAATCTGCTTGATTACAATGAGCTCTCGTCTCTTTGTGAGAAGTTCCAAACACTTCCAATCCAAGACTTCAATCCATCGACAATAAATTTCTGCAGCTATATGCTCAAGGAACTGGTAGCGCGATGCCAAAGAGATGGGAGAGCACCTGGATTACTTCCATATGAACTCTGCCTAAGATTACTGAGGGAGTCGTCAATATGCACGTCAGATTCTCAGTCGCTCTATCCGGAAATTCAATCCGAAGCAATGGCAAGACTGGATAACCTGGTGGCATTGGGCATGGACGACCAGGACCGTAAAAAACTATACTCTTTCTGTGCTGAAGACCTGGCGGCAAACTCTCCCACTGCAATGGGCAGTCTATGCTGTTTACAAATCGCCATGAAGGGAAATGTGGCAAGCGAGCTGACTGTACTCATAGAGCAATTTGGTTTCGCGACGCTACTTGTCGAAGAGCTGGCGCATGCTATCAATGTAGGCAGGGCTGCCGGCATGCCTGTGGTGTTCTCTGGGGCCTCGAACCGACCAAGAAGAGAATTCATTGCAAAAGTTATTTATCATCGACCAGATGCGGTATCTGGAGATTTGGGAGAGAAACTCTGGAATCTCTTGGTTGGGACGGCTTGTCTTGGCGACGAGGACAGAAACTCAGGCTGGGAGGTCATTATGGCTTTCGACCGTGAGACGGCAGCCGGGAATCCGTTTCTGCAATCATGTTACTCCCTATACTTGCCCAgtcttcctccttcttgcttTTGCAGGGGAATGCTCAATTGCGTCATTGCACAGGTCTTTTACGCGGTCAACGACAATGCTATTGAGTGTGCTCTTGATGACCAGAGCGATGTACTACAGAGCGGCTTGGAACAGCTTTGGCGAATCATCTTGGGCGCCGATGATGCTGAGAGCGTCAGCATTGGTATCAAAGCCTTGGCCGTTGACGTTTATTTGGAAAGCAGAGCGATTTTAACATACCCCTTCAATCGGGCCCGCCAAATTCACTCGTCCTTTGTCGATCGCTGCTTGGGCCAATTGAAAGATGCCGCTAGGAAGATTAAAGCGTCAAGCGACGGGATATCAAGCGGTGAGGATGAACCAATGATCATTGTGACAAGTGAGGACGAAATCCACCAGCAAGAGCGCATCTTTGCCCGAAccctgcagcttcttgggctcttcGTGGAAACTCACTATACAAAACCTGCACTGTGTGCTCCCGATTTCCGGCCGTTTGTTAATCAAGATCCAAACGAAGTTCAGGGAGATCTAACGATGCTCCAATATCAGTCCTTTGACAATGGCACACAAACAGAAATGAAGCCACTGCATATCGGAAAACTCAACACGGCAGCCTCTCTATTATCCAGCTTGAAGCTCGAGACAGGCTTCAGTCACTATCGAGTGTTTTATCAAGGCCAGCAGTTCCTTCCTACCGAGGAAGAAATTTGCAAATCTCTGGAAAGCTTGGAAGTCAACGAAGGTTTAATCCTGGTGAGgcgcgaagaagacgacttCGACGCTGTAAATGCAGTCCGAGTCAAACCAGGCTCATCGCCTATTGAGATTCAGATACTGTCTCGCTTCCAAGAGCTATGGATGTATCTGGGCATGGAAGATGCAATCGCCAAAGAAGTCTATagcctcctcgtccagctgCCCACTGATGGCGGAATCATCGACCTTTTTGAGAGCCCAACAGTCGCGCACACGGATATTTTCCCACCTGGACAGCCTTACAAATCACTCTATGTCATCCGTGCATTGACTGAATACATTGAATCAATTCGCTTGATAGAATCCAGCGATGAAACGGGTAGAAAGGCTTTAAGATTCTCCCAGAGCTCATACGAGGAGGCGTTGAAGAAATCGTATTCTTTGGTCGTACTGGCCATATCCAATGAGAGTTTTCTGGAGCAAATCACCCCCGCGTTGCAGATTGAGCTCATGCAAGCCTTGATGGCAACCTTTGTGCGGCTCTTACAAAACACTTGGCTCCTATCGAGGCAGTCAGTCAAGGACGGCGCTACATACCCGTCTCCAAGACGTCTTGTCGAGATTTTATCCTACGCTTCAGAATCAACGCAAGTCGGCTCCGAGTCTTTAATCGACGGGTCGATTTCTGCCATATTGCGGTTGTGCCTCATTCACGACGATTTCTTGGAAGAAATTGCAAACCTTGACTCTTTCACGGACCTTGTAAAGAGCCTAATACTTTTGAATCCACGCTCAACAGTGAGGAATCGTGTTGTCGAGATGATAAGGGAGGCAGTGGAGATAGAAGAGGGCCTCATCGCCCCATCCGAAAGTGACGCTATCGCACCGTTCTATCCTCTGACGAAATTCGCTTGGTCTACTATTTCAAGCTTCCTTTCTGAGGCAATCAGTGTTCCTAGCCAATGTCATGAATTTTTTGGCGGTCTTGAATACCTACTATACAAGACTTTCCAAATAATGCCTTCTGAAGTGGATACGCCCGCCGTTGCTGCGCAAGTTTGCCAACTGCTGCTCAGCCACGACTCAACCGAGTCGCTCGATCAGCCAGAATCGCAAGATGTCTTGGCAAATGATCTATTGTCCATTTTGCTCGGCTGTCTACAAGTGGATGAAACACTGCCAGCTTCCTCAAGCTTGCCTGATGACATTGTGCAAGACTTGTTTTGGAGACACCTTTTCCCCAAGCTGCGAAGTCAACTGGGACAACCCGTGCAAAATGTATTACTGAGACCAGATACTCGACAGAAGCTGTACAAAGCCATTCTGAGATTGGCAGAAAACAATCAAGTCGTTCTCGGCCCGTTACTCCGGTCCCTCAACTCTCTTGTTCCGTACTATTCGGACGAAAGCGAAGGCCATTATATATACGATTTACCCTGCCAATTTAATCGCGAAAAGGCTATTAAGCCCTGCAGCTATGTTGGCCTGCGAAACCTCTCGAATACGTGCTATCTAAACGCGCTGGTCACTCAGCTTTTCATGAATACTCAGTTTCGGCAGTTCATCCTCAGCTTGGACATTCCATATAACAGTAGTTCCCAACAGCTACTATTCCACGTACAAAAGCTCCTTGCCTACATGCAAGAAAGCCATTGCCGATTCGTAGATCCCGAACACTTTGTTTTAAACATACGAACGTACGAAGACACCTACATCGACATCAACAGCCAGATGGATGTGGATGAATTCTATAACCTGCTATTCGATCGGTTGGAAGCACAGCTGCCGAGGGACGACCAAAAGAGGGAGCTTCGGGGAATATACGGCGGGCAGCTTGTCCAACAAATCAAGTCGCAGGAATGTACACACGTATCCGAACGATTCGAACCATTTTCCGCCATACAGTGCGATATCAACGGGAAACGCACGCTTCGGGAGAGCCTCGAGGCCTATGTTGGGGGAGAAATCATGGAAGGTGGTGAGTAAATGAATCCATGCGGCACTGCCTCGTATATATCTCTCCATCTGTACCTTGGCTAATGAAAATGCGGTTTTCTAGATAACAGATATAAATGCTCGTCCTGCGATCGACATGTTGATGCTGTAAAGAGGTTAGTAAAGAGAGACACCAGTTGATTTTTGTGGTGAATTATTTAGCTAACGAAtggttttctttctttccttttctcatctGCAGGGCTTGTCTCAAAGATGTACCAGACAATCTAATTTTCCATCTGAAACGATTCGACTTCAGCCTTCGAACGTTTCAGCGAAGCAAGATTAATGATTACTTTTCATTCCCCCCGTACGATCGATATGCGACCATATACGATTGATCATCTCAGAGACCCAGCAGCTGACGTGGGGCAAGAGGATATATTCGAGCTCGTGGGCATTCTTGTACACTCGGGCACGGCAGAATCGGGCCATTACTATTCTTTCATCCGAGAACGCACATCAACGGATGACCAGCCCCGTTGGTTTGAGTTCAATGACGACAACGTGTCGCTATGGGACTCGCGCAACATGGCGAACCAAACATTTGGCGGCCCTGGCCAACAATCAGTACATGACACAAACGGGACAGGGTATGCTAAAAACTATAGCGGATATATGCTCTTCTATCAGCGCTCCTCTTCCCTCGCTGCAGAGCAGGAGCAAGCGGGATTATCCACAACAACGGGGGCTGTCACCACCCCCGTGCAGGTCGAAGTTCCCCCCGAATCTGAAGGAACACATCCTGCGCGAGAATGCAAACATCCTCAAACGGCACTGCTTGTTTGATCCCAATTATACGATATTTGTGGAGGCTTGCTTCGTTCAAGCAAAATTGTTTGGAAATAATTCGTCGCTCAGtccatggcagcagcagtaccaaGATGGACTCCATGATTTGCCTCACGGATTGAAAGATTTGGCAATGGAGATGGCTCTAAGTCACTTGGATCAACTAGTGACGCGAATCGAGAATACGCCAGACTTGGAACAGTTTTCAGAAATGATTCGATTGGCTGTTGTTGAATGCGTGGACTGCGCCCTTGCCTTCTTTGAGTATTTCAGTAGGCGCCATGAGGCCTTCCGAATGCTCGCCCAACGTCATCCAGACGCCGCCGTTCGCAATTTTTCGTGCAAAATGCTGATTATcgcgatggagaagattgccACCGAAATGCCAAATGTGTACGATCCGCTGAGCGCCAATATCGTCATTCAGGACGACAGAAGCGACATTGCTGTCGATTCTCCCGCCTCTCGCAGCCCGTCGTCTCCAAGGCCCTCCGTCTTGGATGAGGCAATGTTTCTCATCGACCATCTCTGGCGACactttcatctccatctacGTTCCTGGGATGAGGTCTTTGGTCTGTTGCTCGAATTTGCGAAAATGGGTCCTCGAGAGGTGGCCCAGCTATTGGCTCACGATTACCTGCTTAAGCTACTGCGCATCATTGCGGCCGACACAATGACGGAATTGTCGCTGAATTATtcaaagatgctgcagaacaTCTATCGGCGATTGCCACGGCCTCCGCCGTATGCGGCAATCTTGGAGCTCATTGACTATTTGATATGGCAGCTTGAACCCTTGCTAGGCACACAGTACATCGTCGATACAGCAGAGGAGCGTCTGAACCGCGACGAGGCGCCGTTTCCTTGGACAGCAGATGAGGTTCAGATGATACACAGCCACCCAGAGCGCCAACTGGGCAGCTTTTTTGTCGAAAAACTAATCGCAATTGATCAAGCTCGCCCCACTACCCATCGCATTCTAGGCCGCCTGACGTCGCTCGCGCCTCAGATGGATATGAGAATCTTCCATAGTCTACGACGAAAACTAGAGGCAGACTCAACGATGCAGCCAATGGACCCGTTCCTGCGGGCCGCCGTACAGTATTTGGAATCTACACAGTCAATTCCTCACAGTCGAAACATTGTACGCTTCATCGCTCTGCAGGCCCGGAGCTTACAGAATACCGAACCGGTAGCCTTTTTGGAATTCTTTAGCGCGGCACTCAATCTGAAGAGACCGGATAGCGATATTGTACGAGCTATTCAAAGTTGCAGCCTCGAGACACTGCCAGACTGGGTGCCTCATCTACTCGCATGCGGAGACGGCGGGGTACGATACGACACTGTGCGTTTACTCGATGTCGAGCTGTTTGATCAGATGTCCAACACAGATGATgtggacgaagacgacgtaTCGATGCTCCTCGAGAGAAGGGACAAGTTGAAAGAAATTGTCCAGAAAGTAGGCAGAGCATGCGTGTTTTATTTACGAGACACACACGTCAGACAACGCAATCAAATTGGACGCGACACTGCTCTTGTGATGGTTCAGGTAACATCCAAATGCACGCCCTACTTTTCCGATGAGCCAGGGGTAGACGATGAAAGAAGTATCGAATTCAATAACCTCCAGATTGGTGTGtatactcttcttctttagcaATTAACCGAGTGGCGATTTACTAATACTTGAAATTAGACACTGCAAATGCTGTGCGCGCGATGATTgttgatgaagttgaagatgacaacTCTGGTAAGCCCACGCAGTACCAAGCTATAGAACCTTGACTGATATTAGATATTTGTCATTTTCTTTTAGACTGGGAGGGCTCATACATGTCATCAGATCCGCTGGATTGCCAGCCGGACTTGGGAGTTGAGCAAATTGGGGAGCCAGACGGGGCTCTTGCGACAAGATGAGGACACACATTGCCTCCTTGTTGTGGGCAGGCTATGGCAAACATTATCAGAATAGTTTCAAGGGAGCAATAAGGTCTGGAGTTTGAGGGTTTGGCTGATAATCATTAGACGTtgggctttttcttttttttttcacacGTTTTCCTCCCTTCATGCCCTATCCATCTTTTTATCGAGCGCTGCCGATTAAACACAAACAAACGAACAAGCATGAATGAGAATGCAAGCAAgtaagatgaagaaaaaatggTGGATTTTGCGCATAGCGTCGGAGTGAACAGGCGCAGAGGAACTTGCAGCTCACTATGGAAACAGTGGCATTTCATGAATTACGAATTTAGGGTTACAGGAGGAGGGACTGCTTTATCCGCGGCAATTGGCAGAATAGATCGGTACGAAGCAACGTTTACACAGaaaatttactttttttttttttcctttgagTATTTTTTGTTTATAACTGTTGTTACTTACTTTCTTCTGACTGGTGTGATGAAGTGACGTTGATGGGATACCCACATGGGCATGCGTGATGCAGCATGGTAAGGCTGAGGGGCAGTTGACAGTTTAAGCTTAAATCTGATGATCAAACGGATCGATCTACTACCTGATTAACGAAAGGCGCGGCCCCCTTGTCCAACGGGTAGTGTGAGTTGCAACGGTTGGGCGCTCTTGGcaggaggaaaaggagggaaaaaaagctgaAGTGTGGGTTTCGGGGCCAAGAATGGGGACGACTCCGAGAGAATGCCGAGCGTGGTCCGATGTGCGAGGGGGGTGTGGGtggagagaagggggggatgCCGAAATTGAAAGGACGTCATTTGGTGGTATGGGGATGTGGTTTGTTCATTTTCACATTGTTTTTTGAGGGATGTTTGTTGTTTTCTAGAAGAATGATGTTTATCTAATATTAATGGGGGTTTGTGTTGTATGTGCGAGCCTGGTAGGATGACTAACCAATAACTACCTAGTAAAAAGTTCTTATACCAAGTACTTGAATTTCTCCATTGGATGTAGTATATCGTTTATACCAAGTGAAAGTGTACATGTCCTGAATTCCCCCATATGCAGTATATCGTTTATATTTCGCATCTACATGTATCCATATCCCAAAGAATCCTAGTCTTCACCAAGCCTGTCCAACACCGACGCCGGCGGAGCATAAAACGTCGTGCCCGTCAAGGCCGTCGAGAAATCCAGAATGCGGTCGTGCTTGCCCGGCGGATGGCCCACAAACATGCgctccagcatcttctcaATCACCCACAGGCGGCGCGAGTAGCCGATGAAGTAGGTGCCAAAGACGCCGGAGCCGGGCGAGCCAAAGGGCATGTTGTCGCGCAGGATGCCGTGCTCGTTGCCGTGCTCGTCCTCGATGGTGGCGAGCGTCTTGTGCGCCTGCTGGTGGCCGTCGGGCCGGTCGTCGAGCTCCATGTTGTCCAGCTTGGTGCGGCCGATGATGGCCTCCTGGGCCTCGGTCGAGAGACGGCCCCAGCCGGCCATGTCGTGGACGTACTTTTGCACGACGACGTagctgccgccggcgcagggggcgtcctcgtcggcgATGAGCACGGCGTCGGGCACGTCGGGGCCCACCGGGTTGGCGGTGCcgtcgacgaagccgagCAGGTCGCGCGCGTCAAAGTAGCGGAAGCCCTGCGTGTcgtcgacgacggcggcCGCATCGCCGAGCTTGCACAGCAGCTGGCGCTCAAACTCGAAGCAGATGTCGCGGCGGTCGGCGCGGATGTGGAACAGCAGGTCGCCCGGCGTGGCCACGGCGGTGTGGCGCGCGCCGCTGATGGGGCGGAAGGGCCGCAGCTCGGCGGGGCGGTGGAGGCCGGTGCCCGCGGTGAGGGCGTCCCAGGCGTCGGAGCCGATGCCGACGGCGCAGGAGAAGTGCGAGTTGAGGTCGCGCAGGGACACGTTTTTGGCGAGGTCGGCGACGGAGGCGAGGACGGAGCGGACCGTCTTGGTAGCGGAGGGGGACGAGGGGTTGATGGTGAGGACGAGAAAGGTTGCGGACTTGGTGAGGGATGCCTGGACGGCTTGGTGTTGCTGGGACATGTTGATGGAGGTGTTCATGTTGAGAGATTTTGaggatggtgatggtgatggtgttgtttTGGTGTTGAGGGGAGAGGTGGTGGTGAAGCTGAGCTTggatgagattgatgagaatCTTTGAGTGCTGCTGTTATgaaatgacgatgaagacgaataTCTCGAGTGAAGCTGAGGCGCGACTATGCAGAGGCCGTTGCGGCCGTGACTGGGACTGAGACTGCCTCGTATAAGTCTCTGGCTGCGCACTTGGAGTTGGAGGGCCCTTGCTGTGATGCGGCTGGCGGTCACATCCATGCCTCGGCTCTCAGCACAGACGCGAGAAAATGGGGAGACGATGTAAAAGAAGATGTAATATGAAAAAAGAGTGAGAGATTTTTGCTCATGTAGCTCAATTGAGGTAGCTTCAATTGATAGCTTCCGAGCTGTTGTTGATATGAATTGCACCAAGGGAGCTGTAAGTGACGTCAGGCGGAGGCTGCGGACCCAGTCAAAAGCATCCGAAGGGATTCCGAGATTCGGGCGGCCAATGGGAAGGTGGATTTTGGTCAGCGGGGCTGCTGTCTCTACCCTGCACAGGGGCCTATGATTTGATTTCTTATAGGAAACCTAGATTTGTATGTTGAGGGTTGGTGTATGAATGAGGAAAATGGTTGATTGAAATTGCTGGACACGTAATGAGGTAGGTAGATAAGAGGACGGAATTGTGCAGCTGCTTTTTATGTaatgtttttttattttattttctaaatGCTATCCGTCATTCATTTTCCATAAAGGatatggttttttttttttcgccgtCGAAAATGTGGCGTTGGGTTACTAACATGTAGCTAAAGTAATCTTGATATGTATATAAAATAGAGATCCTCACAAGTCCTACGACAAGCGCCCATCATAAGCCATGTTGGCGGGTTTATGCAGCAACTTTGGCCTCGGTAGCATCGCGGAGACGAGCGCTCAGGTCCTTGTCGACGTAGGAAAAGTACTCTATCGAAATGGCATTAGCAAGAATTTCAAAAGTTGAAAAGTAAAAGGACAGAGAAGGATTTGTTGTGGAGAGTAGGGTAGAATAAGGGACTTACCATAGACTCGGCTGCGGATGGAAGCATTCTTGGCACCAGACAAGTGACCAGCAAGGTTGCCAATGAACCTGTCCTGGTGGCCCT is drawn from Trichoderma atroviride chromosome 7, complete sequence and contains these coding sequences:
- a CDS encoding uncharacterized protein (MEROPS:MER0185433) — its product is METVPETSEIQIPKTSPEPSSTRPNPFDDSDVSSRKRRRTSASGSPSASVETGLHRSESGSSPFSTVNTSVAALDDKMKVDRGSQQPRTPPQAANSPAFSPEPPTSSRVTINLRNAPYSDSTASPSAPQYFSPSKVRIQTPEEDQVQKSIEEEADLGLALNGNGHLGLAHASPVASPSPPVEVITIQEDDGVAEEVELVFDQSLLDGPMADPTMEFPYSNTQNTLLETSTRLQTYFSSQPNPDPASIQQIREWLDKFLTFAKQSNPQVVLESLRSNKSFWLYLPNIIDATINRQNGLSTLPGAQATRVAVLGLYHSFLAFTAHLLLLDSQSIQEWQSHLQPDPDGPQLFAPDYLHQLFRLKQYHEQLRGGDFSDFPLNTPGYMNVGSYFIRQLQSFLGGSIEFLGSFATALAAVVSVVPKLVDALAPVAQVLVYCLHEPADAIGLASQEQLKDVYDLWESLSSLLGVIIDKHVGHLTKDRAAMLIEALSEMLRICLPCGHDNTNRLIEDHKAEYPDLVASSDENLSTSLTVYAIMWEWKTDMLARLIRSTQMQLRVMAIEIMSTELIASWRRTSNHEVDPQDPFLSHQGRYLLRINLVDYLTGSNCHPELVAGSSNILGFLVVTKMYSATHSDRLWQGISESQDPRAAKALTELNSSIANLLDYNELSSLCEKFQTLPIQDFNPSTINFCSYMLKELVARCQRDGRAPGLLPYELCLRLLRESSICTSDSQSLYPEIQSEAMARLDNLVALGMDDQDRKKLYSFCAEDLAANSPTAMGSLCCLQIAMKGNVASELTVLIEQFGFATLLVEELAHAINVGRAAGMPVVFSGASNRPRREFIAKVIYHRPDAVSGDLGEKLWNLLVGTACLGDEDRNSGWEVIMAFDRETAAGNPFLQSCYSLYLPSLPPSCFCRGMLNCVIAQVFYAVNDNAIECALDDQSDVLQSGLEQLWRIILGADDAESVSIGIKALAVDVYLESRAILTYPFNRARQIHSSFVDRCLGQLKDAARKIKASSDGISSGEDEPMIIVTSEDEIHQQERIFARTLQLLGLFVETHYTKPALCAPDFRPFVNQDPNEVQGDLTMLQYQSFDNGTQTEMKPLHIGKLNTAASLLSSLKLETGFSHYRVFYQGQQFLPTEEEICKSLESLEVNEGLILVRREEDDFDAVNAVRVKPGSSPIEIQILSRFQELWMYLGMEDAIAKEVYSLLVQLPTDGGIIDLFESPTVAHTDIFPPGQPYKSLYVIRALTEYIESIRLIESSDETGRKALRFSQSSYEEALKKSYSLVVLAISNESFLEQITPALQIELMQALMATFVRLLQNTWLLSRQSVKDGATYPSPRRLVEILSYASESTQVGSESLIDGSISAILRLCLIHDDFLEEIANLDSFTDLVKSLILLNPRSTVRNRVVEMIREAVEIEEGLIAPSESDAIAPFYPLTKFAWSTISSFLSEAISVPSQCHEFFGGLEYLLYKTFQIMPSEVDTPAVAAQVCQLLLSHDSTESLDQPESQDVLANDLLSILLGCLQVDETLPASSSLPDDIVQDLFWRHLFPKLRSQLGQPVQNVLLRPDTRQKLYKAILRLAENNQVVLGPLLRSLNSLVPYYSDESEGHYIYDLPCQFNREKAIKPCSYVGLRNLSNTCYLNALVTQLFMNTQFRQFILSLDIPYNSSSQQLLFHVQKLLAYMQESHCRFVDPEHFVLNIRTYEDTYIDINSQMDVDEFYNLLFDRLEAQLPRDDQKRELRGIYGGQLVQQIKSQECTHVSERFEPFSAIQCDINGKRTLRESLEAYVGGEIMEGDNRYKCSSCDRHVDAVKRACLKDVPDNLIFHLKRFDFSLRTFQRSKINDYFSFPPYDRYATIYD